AGTCACTGGGAAATTCCAGAGGGTGTTTTGCAACTGAGTCTGGCTGTGGGTTGAGTTCCTGGTTGGGACATCAGGCTGCACGGTGCCTTCATCCTGGAGTGATAGAAATGGGGGACACCTTCTTGCCTTAACTTTTACCTAGTTGTTTTGTCGTGAACAGCCCCTCGCAGAAAGCGTATGGCATAAAATTCCATCAAGAGAAGGGATTTCTGCTCACGTTTCATGAGCAAAACAAACACCATGGTAATGATTTGAGGAACGAAAGGAGCTCCCCTGGGAGCTGGGGCCAGAAGCTCCTTGGTAGCAACCCCAGGACGAGCTGCTGCCTCACCGCTTGCCCTGCTGACCTCTTCAGTGCCAGATCCTGAGATCAGCTGGGTTTATGGATGCTTGCCACCGGAGGGTGGGTCTGCCCAGCAGATGTGGCTGatcccctctgcctccctgcagctgctccccGCCTTGCAGACTCTTCCCTCACATCAGCATTGCCTTTCTCCATCTCTGGATTGccctgaaaaacaaacagaaatgagaGCTCATCTATTTTGAACTGCCCTTTCCTAGAGCTCAGCATCACTGCACGAGTACACTGCGTGTAGGACATCCAGTGATGAAGGATCTCAGGAGCATGTGGTTGCTACCAAGCGGAAGTCCACATGTAGTTAAGAGCAGCCCCGACCGGTGCGGGGACCCAGGCATCAGCTGAGGGACAGAGTCATCCCCCTTTCTGCACATGGCCGGGGTCTCCAGCACGCAAGGCTTGCTTCTCCATGCTTTGGCCCATGTGGGGTTGGACCGGTTTaaatgcaggcagcagcagagtccCACGTAGCTGCTCTTTGGCTGAACTTTGCGATGTCTTTGACCCCTCCCATACTTCCCCACGCCACAGCTGTGTGAGAAAAGCCCTCTCCTCTTGGGACACTTCATGGCAGGCAGCATCCGGGAAGTCCCTGTCACAGCTTCCCAGCGTAATCCCAGCACACAGCTCTTTCGGGTCAGTATCCCCAAGCCCAAGGTGCTGTGCCTGATCTCCAGGGGTTGGTACTGTCCATCCTAGGAGCAGCGTggcagtggggatggggacatctgCTTTCAGCTTTGAACTTGATGGACGTTGCCCTGCTCCTGCAGTACCTTCTCTCCCTCCAAATCCACCTGGAGTGGAAATCAGACGGGAAGGACCTGCTCAATCCCCAAGGGGCTCGGTGTCCTTGCGTGTCGGCCAGCTTTCAGGGCCAAAGCAAGGTAGTACTCACGCTCCTGGGAGTGCTACCACGctgttctctgcttttcagaGCCTGTGCCCCAGCCTGAGCTCCAGTGCAGTTCGAACCTGGCAGGCTTGCCCATCAAGCTGGTCTGCGCTGTGCCAGAGGGAACGGTGGCTTCCATCTCCTGGAAGAAGGATGGCCATCCTCTTCCCcccgaaaagtgccatgggctcTCTGGAGACCTCACCGTGCTGCAGATAAGGAAGGGGGAGAAGTCGGACTGTGGCTCCTACTCCTGCAACGTCAGCAATGTGATAAGCTGGAAGGAGGCAGCCCTGAACCTGACGGTGACAGGTTAGCCTTGCCGAGCCCGGCGGTCGGTCGTGCCATCACAGGTCCACCCCACAGGCTGCAACGCTCCCTCATGGGCTCTTCCCCGAGCAAGGGAGACCCTGGTCTCATCCCTCGGGTTTTCCACCATTTTGCAGTCTCCTGGGATCGCCACTCTGTGTTTCGGGGTTGTCCCCAGCGCGGGGTTTCTGTCCTGCCATGCCTTGCAGGTCTCACACCCCCTCTACACCACGTGCAGAGGCTGGCCGTCGTCACGCTGATGCTCGCTGCCTTCTCCGCCACCAGCTTCATCGTCCTGCTCTGTCAGCTGAGGGACCACAAGTTCGGTGAGTGCCAGGACTGCACCCCAGCCCCCCAGACCAAACCCCTCTCTCTCCACCGTGGACGGGGCAGACAGCAGAAAGCCTCAGCCAAGCTCCTTACCCCAGTTGTCCTGATTCACTTCGGGAGCGGGAGGAAATGCGCTCAGCTCGTGCATTTCTTCCTTATGACTCTGTATCTTGCGTAGATCATAAAACTCCCGAGAAGGAGCTAATCCCACATGGCTTTGTGAGAGCTGGAGCCAAAAACATTGCAGTACCAAGTCATTCCTTGGGCATCcctgggaagaaataaaaagtgtGGGACACGCAGGCTGCATGGGAAGAGCCTTCCCGTGTGGGTTTGGCCAAAGATCACGTCTCCTGGGTTTGGTGACCAAGCACACTGGTGTTTGGGTCACGGTACTGGATCCGTACCCAAGGAGCATATAGATTAATGTGGGTGCTTCAGCAGCAACACATGCATTGATAATCAGAAAACAAACCTAAAGACATAGCCAACAGCAAGTCCTCCCAGTCTTCGTAATCTGCTAGTGCGTTCTTCTACCCACCGGGAATCATCCCCAGAATAACGGCGACCATCTGGAGAGCAGAGGTGAAGCCCTACTGCTGGCAGGGAAGGCATCATTCTCCCACGTGTGTTTGTCTCTCTGCATTAACGCAGGGGACGTGCAGACTGTGGCGTCGGGTCTTGCCTTTAGGGGTAATCTCCCCAAGGAGCCCTCCACGCCTGGTGCTTGTGGCAAGAGCTTCTGCCATGTAGGCTTCCCCCCATGGAGCGGGTCTCCAGAGGAAACCCAGCACTTGTCAGGTCATTATCGGAGGCAAAAACTGGGGCAGAAGCATTGTAAAGTGCCTCACTAGGTGGAACTGGTGTCTGGTTCGGTGTGGGACAACCCCAAACCTGGCTGGCTTCTCCTGGTTCCTCCTGAAGCCAAAGCCTTGAAAGTTCACCAGGTTTTCTTTTTAGGGTTTCGAAACCTCAGGGATTCAATACTTTACCAAGAAAACCTGTGCTTGTTGTTTATCTTCCCTTTGCCGGCTGCACCCATCCTGTCTGCGTGGTACTGAGTACGTCTGCCTTTCTTCCCAGGAAAGGAAGCACAGAAACCTTTAAGTCTGTCCACCCATGGACTGCTGTGCATCTGCTCTCTCCTCCTGCTCGCCACCTCCATCATCTGGATGCAGGAAGAAGGTAGGATTCGTTGACCCTGATTTACCCTTGGTTGCTTCAGTGTCTCAtctttctttagaaaagaaaCCTTAAGAAACCAGACCTTAAGGAACCGAGGGCGACGGACACGAAGCTCAGCTGTTCCACAGCTGCTCCGTAGCCAGTTCTTCCTTGCCCCAGGCTCAGGCTGCCTACTCGTCTTGCCAGGGGAGCTCATCTGCTGCCTGCTGAGCTGCAAGCGGCCCTTTAGGCAAACAAGCCCAAggaaccccccaccccaaaacacgCGGGTCTTCTCCTCACTCTCTGTTGAAAGAAGGGTGCTGTACATTTATAGTAAATATTGCTTGCTACCAACTTCCAGGATAAAAACTGTCCTCAGCTGTAGGATGTggtccctgggcagcagccgAGCCAGCGCAGCTTCCAGCCCCGTCCCCAGGCTGTGGGGACCCTCCAGACCCCGACTCCTGCCGCACAGCCCCGTGGCCCGGCGTGATGGAGCCTGCACCCCCTGGCCAGCTTGCCTTATTCCGAGACCGTTGCCTCCACCGGTTTCCATCTCACCTTCTGGTTTGCCTCGGCTCCCAcaggtccttctgctgccttcgTCTTGCTGGGGCTGTTCTTCTTTGCTGCGGCGATAGGAACTGCccaggcggcagcagcagcggtgtgGACACCAGCAGCTCTCAGCCACTCCAGCACCAACACGTGTAAGCTGCTGTTTGTGATCTAAACCTCTGGTGGAAGTGGCCTGATGAGAGCCCAGCAGTGAACTCCTTGGGTTTCCACtcccaggagggagcaggggctcAGCACGCTGCTGGGCCACCCGTCCAGAGACCTTGCCCACCCTCCCACCAAAGCCCAGCTCCTCCGCGTGCCAGCCTGCGCTCCGTACGCGTTTTCCTCTCATCCGTCAGCAATTTTTCCTTCTCCCAGGGTACCCTGTCATCCGGAACTCTACAGCCCCCACCACACTGATCGTCAACTTGTTGTTCACCATCCTCTTGCTCCACAAGATCCAGCAGCTCCACGGTAAGAGGTGCCCTGAGTTTGCACAGCTCGTGCCCTTGCTCGCGTTCCTTCTGGGGAGCGGTGGGGTATCTGGGGGGGGGTTTGGCTTCACCGAGGGCAGGGAGAGTCCTTAGGTGGCTTTGCATGGCTGGTCCTGCAAGAACCCTTGCTGTAGCCAATGCAGTCGCTGCAGCTTCGCGCTGAGCGGGGAGGTCATAGCTCTTGGGTAGCAAAGCAAGGTTCGCCCCGGTGGCTCCATGATTTGAAACACAGGGATCCCCCCCGTCTCCGCCGCGTGGGGAGCCCCTGGATTAAATTCACGGCACCTGAACGTTCAAAGGGGGCTGCTGGTCAGAGAAGCTGCTGGCAGGTTGTCCCTTTCCCTTCGGCAGAGCGAGGCTGCTCGGAGGCCGTTGACGTGACGATGAGCTGCGTCCTCGCTGCTGCCGCAGTCTCCGTAACGCTactgctcctccacctcctctggtGTAAGTAGCCCCGCGGTTTCCATCCAGGACCCCCAACCAGCTGCTCAGCCACTGAGacccccccagctcagcctcccCTTGCAGCGGGTAGGGGCAAAGATGCTTTCAGTTAGGTAGAAAACAGACTTCTCTTTTCAAGAGCGGGACTGTCCAAATCCACCAAGCACACAGCTCTGGTGTCCACCCTTTTAGGAAAGCCACAGCAGGCTCTGGTCCCTGCCTGCGGTCCTCGCCAgcacctctgctttctccacGGATGCTCAAGGAAAGCAAGCTTCTCCTCCAGAGCATCCTACCATGGTCTTTCCTAGAGATAGCCATACCCTGGTCAAAAAAACTCAGCTTTGCGAGGAGAAAACTACCTGATAAACAGCCAGAAATAGGTCTGGGAACATCTTGTgacccaggagagcagctgaCCAGTCACACCAGTGAAGTGCGGCCAGCAGAGTGAGGTCGGGTCGTTCATTTTCCATCCCTCCAGCTccagggtgggagggaagagatCAGGGAGGTGATTTCCACGCGTCTGCTGTGGCTTTCCAGCTTCTCCTTTCAAAGTTCCCGATTTCTGCGGTCTCACCACGTGAATCCCCTCGTTGCCGTGATTCGCAGTTGTAtctggcctccccctgcatgggcTCTGCGGTGGCCCAGGCTCAGGGGCTGGCTGGCTTCCCAAAATCCCTGGCTCAGCCTTCGGGATCACACGTAGCACCTCAAGGAACTGCTGAGGAGGAGGGTCAGCAGCGTGTTGAGGAGAGGACGCCCTCGGGGAGTGGACTGAAGGACTCCCCGGGGTGCACGGAGCGTTTCCAagtctgaaatacaggaaatacgGCAGGGACTCCGTTCAGTTCTCCATAGGCAGAATTCCACTCTCCATGCTGCCTtctcgcttcccccccccccaaaagcggGGCTCTCCTgggtttgggggctctgcctggtGAAGGGCTCCCACCTGCACCGCTCCCTGCAGCCGGCTCTTCTTCCCTGGCCCAAGGAGTGCAGGGTGCTGCCCGAGTTGCCGGGGCGTTGCTGGAAACCCAAGAATGACTTGGCCATCCCTTTACTTCCAGACCACAGGAATAAGCAGAAGAAGACCATGAAGATCCAGGACCCCACCCGGAGCGTACGACTGACAAGCACCTCGGTAACCAACTCCCTGCCATCAGCTGGCTCCCCGCTACTGCAAATCCTTATTACTTAATGATGAATATTTAATTCATAAccaatatttacaaatatttaattcATGATAACAAGGGAGcgtctgcctgccttcctgcagaACGCTGTGGGCTTTGTCCTCACCCCGGGGGGCACGCAGCGAGCCGGCCGGTGCCGTAGTCCAGCTTGGTCCCGCGGGACCCCTGGGGTCACTGCCACATCCCAGGGAGCTTCCCTGGGTTTGGGGATGCCACGGACGATGCCAGCACTGCAGGGACGTGCTTGGCTGCCCGCAGCAGCGTCTCGGCGTCCCGAGTATATCAGTTCTCGGGGCTGCTGCAGTTGGAGCTGGGTAAAAACGTGCTCCGCTACTACACCTAACCCAAAACGTCTACAAATGAGGCAGAGGAAAACCGCAGGTCCTTTACCACACCGGCAGCACTACGTACGCACGGGTCCTCTATTCGCTTCGCTCTCTCCGTCTTCCGCCCTGCTCTGCCTCGGagaagcctccctccctccctcgctccctcccaCACCAGCACCGCGGGTGCTCAGCCTCGCCACAGCCCGACCAGACTCGCCCCAGCCCCACCTTCCTCTCCTGCCCCCTCATTTCAGAGATGccagaaggatttgggggtgatgggggggggggggccccacTTACGTCTCCTGCAGCTGGATGTCAGCACGGGGGGGGCCGATGCTGCACCCCTGCCTTTTGGAGCTGCAGCCTCCCCCCTGCCTTGGGGGGAATCACTGCCTCCCCCCAGGCCAGCTTCTGGGGGTGATGTGGTGCTCGTCCCAGGCCTGGGACAACCACCCTGGCTTGCTGTGGGACGCTTCACAGCGTGGCTGGGGAGTGCCCGGTGCCTTTCATGCCACCGAAGGACATGCTCCCTGTGTTTCCCGCAGGCGATGGAAGAAATCCAAGGACAGAGGCAGGAAGGGGAGTGAGAGTCGTCCCTCCGCTAGCCAGGGTCGCCGGCAGCCGGGGAAGAGCCCCGAGGAGCTGGGGAGCTGTCGTCAGCTGCAGCGGGGCGGCCACACGCTCTGCCCTTCACTAGCTTTCAGCAAAAACCTGGCCGAGACGTTGCCACCCAGGTCTCCACGCAATAGCTCCAGGTCCCAGACAacactccccaccaccaccaccaccacctcccctgccctctgtTTGTAAAACCCAGGCTacgagaagagaagaggaagagaagaggaagagaagaggagccATTGCTCTGGCTGCTGCCGGCCGTCACCCACGCAGGGGCGGCTCTTCCACGAGCCAGAAGCTGCACCAGACTCCAAGCTGGAAGCTGCCCGTCCTCACTAACGCCATCACCCCCCGTGCCTTCTGTGTTGGTACATTAAGGAGTCAACAGGGgaaaaggaaacaacaaaaaaaaaaagaggaaaaacaccccttatgttgcttttttctttgctttgttatAGCTGCTTTAATAAACTTTAATAAACTTCTTTCACCTGGATACTGCAGTGTACCCCTGTTTTGGTTCCTCAAGCAGAAGACGACCCCATCCTGTTCCCGACCCCGCTCACAGACTGGTTCCTGCCCGGCGAGCGCTGGGCCAGGTTTCACTGCCCGGGGGGGGTTCAGGGCTTCGCTGCCGcctcggcagctgcctctgccctcgGCTCCCCAGCCGGGCGCTGGCTGGCATCC
The Opisthocomus hoazin isolate bOpiHoa1 chromosome 14, bOpiHoa1.hap1, whole genome shotgun sequence DNA segment above includes these coding regions:
- the LOC142363085 gene encoding uncharacterized protein LOC142363085, with the protein product MHAPDMKNVSFTEWEFIRNTTPEVILQYYADFQSPTIYASYQGRVIFYPKNGSILLQRLREADSGIYKATVDLIQDKARTTLLEVIKPVPQPELQCSSNLAGLPIKLVCAVPEGTVASISWKKDGHPLPPEKCHGLSGDLTVLQIRKGEKSDCGSYSCNVSNVISWKEAALNLTVTGLTPPLHHVQRLAVVTLMLAAFSATSFIVLLCQLRDHKFGKEAQKPLSLSTHGLLCICSLLLLATSIIWMQEEGPSAAFVLLGLFFFAAAIGTAQAAAAAVWTPAALSHSSTNTWYPVIRNSTAPTTLIVNLLFTILLLHKIQQLHERGCSEAVDVTMSCVLAAAAVSVTLLLLHLLWYHRNKQKKTMKIQDPTRSVRLTSTSAMEEIQGQRQEGE